Proteins encoded within one genomic window of Cytophagales bacterium:
- a CDS encoding NUDIX hydrolase, with translation MENPWKLKSTKKVYDNPWITVHEEQVINPQGGDSLYGRVHYKNLAIAIVPLDEELNTWLVGQWRYTLNEYSWEIPMGGGPEAIDPLESAKRELKEETGLEAKDWDCFLKIHTSNSVTDEVGFCYTAKGLTQGATEFDETEDLQIKKVPFQEAFDMCMNGEITDSLSLAAILKLGHSLKL, from the coding sequence ATGGAAAATCCCTGGAAGCTAAAGTCAACGAAAAAGGTCTACGACAACCCCTGGATTACGGTACACGAAGAACAGGTGATCAACCCACAAGGGGGAGATAGTTTGTATGGGCGAGTTCATTACAAAAACCTCGCGATAGCCATTGTTCCCCTCGATGAGGAACTCAATACATGGCTGGTGGGCCAGTGGCGTTATACCTTGAATGAATATTCGTGGGAAATTCCTATGGGAGGAGGTCCTGAGGCGATCGACCCTTTGGAATCCGCAAAACGCGAGCTAAAGGAAGAAACCGGACTTGAGGCCAAAGACTGGGATTGCTTTCTGAAGATCCATACGTCTAATTCCGTGACTGACGAAGTGGGCTTTTGCTACACGGCCAAAGGGTTGACCCAGGGAGCAACCGAGTTTGATGAAACAGAAGATCTGCAGATCAAAAAAGTACCTTTTCAGGAAGCTTTTGACATGTGCATGAATGGGGAGATTACGGATAGCTTGAGTCTGGCTGCGATTCTGAAGTTAGGGCATTCGTTGAAGTTGTAA